The following proteins come from a genomic window of Sphaerisporangium rubeum:
- a CDS encoding DUF899 domain-containing protein yields the protein MEKPPTVPLDEWRQARAELLAAEKELTRAQDALAARRRRLPMTGFENKYTFDTPTGPKTLLDLFEGRGELVVYQFMDNGPDHYCPGCTAFTDNVPVTALPLLADRGVSWATVSNMPLSQIEAYKQKKGWTLPFVSSRGTTFSADCDAGGGFMLTVFLRDGDDIYRTYNTTSRGVDRLLFGHSILDLTPYGRMQDWEDSPPGWPQRPTYG from the coding sequence ATGGAGAAACCCCCGACAGTCCCGCTCGACGAGTGGCGGCAGGCCCGCGCCGAGTTGCTGGCCGCCGAGAAAGAGCTGACCCGCGCTCAGGACGCTCTGGCCGCGCGGCGCCGCCGCCTCCCCATGACGGGTTTCGAGAACAAATACACCTTCGACACCCCCACCGGCCCGAAGACCCTGCTCGACCTCTTCGAAGGCCGCGGTGAGCTCGTCGTCTACCAGTTCATGGACAACGGCCCCGACCACTACTGCCCCGGCTGCACGGCCTTCACCGACAACGTCCCGGTGACGGCGCTCCCTCTGCTGGCCGACCGCGGCGTCTCGTGGGCCACCGTCTCCAACATGCCGCTGTCCCAGATCGAGGCGTACAAGCAGAAAAAAGGCTGGACCCTGCCCTTCGTCTCCTCCCGCGGCACGACCTTCTCCGCCGACTGCGACGCCGGCGGCGGCTTCATGCTCACCGTCTTCCTCCGCGACGGCGACGACATCTACCGCACCTACAACACCACGTCCCGCGGCGTGGACCGCCTCCTGTTCGGCCACAGCATCCTCGACCTGACACCGTACGGCCGCATGCAGGACTGGGAGGACTCCCCACCCGGCTGGCCCCAGCGTCCGACGTACGGCTGA
- a CDS encoding isoprenyl transferase, with amino-acid sequence MNVRPPSKHPSGAVPPPIPRDLLPAHVAIVMDGNGRWAKARGLARTEGHKAGESSLFDVIEGAIEIGVKNLSAYAFSTENWRRSPDEVRFLMGFNRDVIRRRRDELHAMGVRIRWAGRPGRLWKSVINELRDAEEMTRNNSTITLQFCVNYGGRAEIVDAAARLARDVADGRVKPDKINERVFTRYLDEPDIPDVDLFIRSSGEQRISNFLLWQSAYAEMVFLNQLWPDFDRRDLWQACEIYAKRDRRYGGALPNVT; translated from the coding sequence GTGAACGTCCGTCCGCCGTCCAAGCATCCCTCCGGCGCCGTACCGCCGCCGATCCCGCGTGACCTGCTTCCCGCGCACGTCGCGATCGTCATGGACGGCAACGGCCGCTGGGCCAAGGCGCGAGGGCTCGCGAGGACCGAGGGCCACAAGGCGGGTGAGTCCTCCCTGTTCGACGTGATCGAAGGGGCCATCGAGATCGGCGTCAAGAACCTCTCCGCGTACGCCTTCTCCACCGAGAACTGGCGCCGTTCCCCCGACGAGGTCCGTTTCCTCATGGGCTTCAACCGCGACGTGATCCGCCGCCGCCGTGACGAGCTGCACGCCATGGGGGTCCGCATCCGCTGGGCCGGCCGGCCCGGCCGCCTCTGGAAGAGCGTGATCAACGAGCTGCGCGACGCCGAGGAGATGACGAGGAACAACAGCACCATCACCCTGCAGTTCTGCGTCAACTACGGCGGCCGCGCCGAGATCGTCGACGCCGCCGCGCGCCTCGCCAGGGACGTCGCGGACGGCCGCGTCAAGCCCGACAAGATCAACGAGCGCGTCTTCACCCGCTACCTGGACGAGCCCGACATCCCCGATGTCGACCTGTTCATCCGCAGCTCCGGCGAGCAGCGCATCTCCAACTTCCTGCTCTGGCAGTCCGCCTACGCCGAGATGGTCTTCCTCAACCAGCTCTGGCCCGACTTCGACCGCCGCGACCTGTGGCAGGCCTGCGAGATCTACGCCAAACGCGACCGCCGCTACGGCGGCGCGCTCCCCAACGTCACCTGA
- the recO gene encoding DNA repair protein RecO — translation MNLYRDEGVVLRTQKLGEADRIVTVLTKRTGKVRGVAKGVRRTTSRFGARLEPFTHVDLQLHVGRSLDVITQAETLRPYGEALVADYPRYTAGVAMLETADRLTVSEKEPALRQFLLLVGGLRTLADRGHEARLVLDAYFLRSLAVAGYAPALDSCARCSTPAIRAFAIAAGGVVCGGCRPAGAAVPAAETIGLMIALIRGDWDTADASEQRHRTECSGLVAAYLQWHLEHGIRSLPHVERV, via the coding sequence GTGAACCTCTACCGTGACGAGGGAGTCGTGCTGCGCACCCAGAAGCTGGGTGAGGCGGATCGCATCGTCACGGTGCTCACCAAGCGCACGGGCAAGGTGCGCGGCGTCGCCAAAGGGGTGCGGCGCACCACCTCCAGGTTCGGTGCGCGGCTGGAGCCGTTCACCCACGTCGACCTGCAACTGCACGTCGGCCGTTCCCTCGACGTGATCACCCAGGCCGAGACGCTGCGGCCGTACGGTGAGGCGCTCGTGGCCGACTACCCCCGCTACACCGCGGGTGTCGCCATGCTGGAGACCGCCGACCGGCTCACCGTGAGCGAGAAGGAACCCGCGCTGCGGCAGTTCCTGCTGCTCGTCGGGGGCCTGCGCACGCTGGCCGACCGGGGTCACGAGGCCAGACTGGTCCTCGACGCCTACTTCCTGCGCTCGCTGGCCGTCGCCGGGTACGCTCCGGCGCTCGACTCGTGCGCGCGGTGCTCCACCCCGGCGATCCGGGCCTTCGCCATCGCGGCGGGTGGCGTGGTGTGCGGCGGCTGCCGTCCCGCCGGGGCCGCGGTGCCGGCCGCCGAGACGATCGGCCTCATGATCGCGCTGATCCGCGGCGACTGGGACACCGCCGACGCCTCCGAGCAGCGCCACCGCACCGAGTGCAGCGGCCTGGTGGCCGCCTACCTCCAGTGGCACCTGGAGCACGGCATCCGGTCCCTGCCTCACGTCGAGCGCGTCTGA
- a CDS encoding metal ABC transporter solute-binding protein, Zn/Mn family has product MLDSTGAHDRSPRSSRSHRSLLNRRAGGSRRLRAAALLGAGLLIAVTGCGAGQAAGTGSSGKPEVLAAFYPLEWMTTKVAGPDAHVTSLTQPGVEPHDLELDPRQIASVEQADLVVHIKGVQPAVDEAIGEQGAAKAFDVAAAITTLPSTGDEGHADEGEGHAGEELSYDPHVWLDPARFAEAAVKLGERLGEADPAHAAAYADRAKSTAAELTALDAEVRAGLTTCRSRTIVTSHSAFGYLADRYGLKQVGISGLDPESEPSPARLAEVARVAKQEGVTTIFTEELVSPKVAEVLAKEVGATTAVLNPIESRPRSGDYLSAARANLTVLRSALGCS; this is encoded by the coding sequence TTGCTCGACTCGACCGGCGCGCACGACCGTTCCCCCCGTTCCTCTCGTTCTCACCGTTCTCTCCTGAATCGCCGTGCCGGTGGGTCCCGCCGCCTGCGGGCCGCCGCGCTGCTCGGCGCGGGCCTGCTGATCGCCGTCACCGGATGCGGCGCCGGTCAGGCCGCGGGGACCGGCTCGTCCGGCAAACCTGAGGTCCTCGCCGCGTTCTATCCGCTGGAGTGGATGACCACCAAGGTCGCCGGGCCTGACGCGCACGTGACCTCGCTCACCCAGCCCGGGGTCGAGCCGCACGACCTGGAGCTCGACCCGCGGCAGATCGCGTCCGTCGAGCAGGCCGATCTCGTCGTCCACATCAAAGGCGTCCAGCCCGCGGTGGACGAGGCCATCGGGGAGCAAGGCGCCGCCAAGGCGTTCGACGTCGCCGCCGCCATCACGACCCTGCCGTCCACCGGCGACGAAGGCCACGCGGACGAAGGGGAGGGCCACGCCGGCGAGGAGCTGTCGTACGACCCGCACGTCTGGCTCGACCCCGCGCGCTTCGCCGAGGCGGCTGTCAAGCTCGGCGAGCGCCTCGGCGAGGCCGACCCCGCGCACGCCGCCGCGTACGCCGACCGCGCCAAGTCCACCGCGGCCGAGCTGACCGCGCTGGACGCCGAGGTGCGCGCCGGCCTCACCACCTGCCGGAGCCGCACCATCGTCACCAGCCACTCCGCCTTCGGCTACCTCGCCGACCGCTACGGGCTCAAGCAGGTCGGCATCAGCGGCCTCGACCCCGAGTCCGAGCCGTCCCCCGCGCGGCTCGCCGAGGTGGCACGGGTCGCCAAGCAGGAAGGGGTGACTACCATCTTCACCGAGGAACTCGTCAGCCCCAAGGTCGCCGAGGTCCTCGCCAAGGAGGTCGGCGCCACGACCGCGGTGCTCAACCCGATCGAGAGCCGGCCGCGCTCAGGTGACTACCTGTCGGCGGCCCGCGCGAACCTCACCGTCCTTCGCAGCGCACTTGGATGCTCATGA
- the rocD gene encoding ornithine--oxo-acid transaminase: protein MSVTRDQIDRAERHSAHNYHPLPVVVREAEGAWVTDVEGRRYLDCLAGYSSLNFGHGNETILGAAEDQLRRVTLTSRAFYHDRFAEFCEGLAALCGKDMVLPMNTGAEAVETAIKVARKWGYDVKGVRPGQANIVVMEDNFHGRTTTIVSFSTDPDARDGFGPATPGFRIVKYGSAEAIREAIDADTVAVLLEPIQGEAGVLVPPSGFLRQVRDICTENNVLMVADEIQSGLGRTGETFACDHEGVVPDMYVLGKALGGGVVPVSAVVADADVLGVIKPGQHGSTFGGNPLACAVGHSVVELLRTGEYQARARELGEVLHERLRALIGPVNGADGGDGGGHGVVAVRGRGLWAGVDIDPSLGTGRQVCEALLRHGVLAKDTHGSTIRLAPPLVVTAEDVHWAVDRLIDALAELSG from the coding sequence ATGAGCGTGACACGCGACCAGATCGACCGCGCGGAACGGCACAGCGCGCACAACTACCACCCGCTGCCGGTCGTCGTCCGCGAGGCCGAAGGCGCCTGGGTGACCGACGTCGAGGGCCGGCGGTACCTGGACTGCCTGGCCGGGTACTCGTCGCTGAACTTCGGCCACGGCAACGAGACGATCCTCGGCGCGGCCGAGGACCAGCTCAGGCGGGTGACCCTCACCAGCCGAGCGTTCTACCACGACCGGTTCGCGGAGTTCTGCGAGGGCCTGGCCGCATTGTGCGGCAAGGACATGGTGCTGCCGATGAACACCGGCGCCGAGGCCGTCGAGACCGCGATCAAGGTGGCCCGCAAGTGGGGCTACGACGTCAAGGGTGTGCGGCCCGGCCAGGCCAACATCGTGGTCATGGAGGACAACTTCCACGGCCGCACCACCACGATCGTGAGCTTCTCCACCGACCCCGACGCGCGCGACGGCTTCGGCCCCGCCACCCCTGGTTTCCGCATCGTCAAGTACGGCTCGGCGGAGGCGATCCGCGAGGCGATCGACGCCGACACCGTCGCGGTGCTGCTGGAGCCGATCCAGGGTGAGGCGGGGGTGCTGGTGCCGCCGTCGGGGTTCCTGCGGCAGGTGCGCGACATCTGCACCGAGAACAACGTGCTGATGGTCGCCGACGAGATCCAGTCGGGTCTCGGCCGCACCGGTGAGACCTTCGCCTGCGACCACGAGGGTGTCGTCCCGGACATGTACGTGCTCGGCAAGGCGCTCGGCGGCGGTGTGGTGCCGGTGTCGGCGGTGGTCGCGGACGCGGACGTGCTCGGCGTGATCAAGCCGGGCCAGCACGGCTCGACGTTCGGCGGCAACCCGCTGGCCTGCGCGGTCGGCCACAGCGTGGTGGAGCTGCTGCGCACCGGCGAGTACCAGGCGCGGGCCAGGGAACTCGGCGAGGTCCTGCACGAGCGGCTGCGCGCGCTGATCGGCCCGGTGAACGGCGCGGACGGCGGGGACGGCGGCGGCCACGGCGTCGTCGCGGTGCGGGGCCGGGGCCTGTGGGCCGGTGTGGACATCGACCCGTCGCTCGGCACCGGACGCCAGGTCTGCGAGGCCCTGCTGCGCCACGGCGTGCTCGCCAAGGACACCCACGGCTCCACGATCCGGCTGGCCCCGCCGCTGGTCGTGACAGCCGAGGACGTCCACTGGGCCGTGGACCGCCTCATCGACGCACTGGCGGAACTCTCGGGCTGA
- a CDS encoding DUF6703 family protein — MADKRDSESSKPSRGGPPPERAVPAHPLARKSGGGRPRGGRPLPKGEHFVTPGATGTRRAVERRSATPLVYLYGLPRWVVPVVMVVLLLAGFVMDDWRGGLAALPVLGFVGWLAYMSWPSLGKGGRLMRVALGTFLLLLALDRFGLF, encoded by the coding sequence GTGGCCGACAAGCGTGATTCCGAGTCCTCCAAGCCCTCCCGTGGTGGACCGCCGCCTGAGCGTGCGGTACCCGCTCACCCGCTCGCGCGCAAGTCCGGCGGGGGACGGCCCCGCGGCGGACGGCCGTTGCCGAAAGGCGAGCACTTCGTCACCCCCGGCGCGACAGGGACGCGGCGCGCGGTGGAGCGCAGGAGCGCGACGCCGCTGGTCTACCTGTACGGGCTGCCGCGCTGGGTGGTCCCGGTGGTGATGGTGGTGCTGTTGCTCGCCGGGTTCGTGATGGACGACTGGCGAGGTGGTCTCGCCGCGCTCCCGGTGCTCGGCTTCGTGGGATGGCTGGCGTACATGTCGTGGCCGTCGCTGGGTAAGGGGGGCAGGCTGATGCGGGTGGCGCTCGGCACGTTCCTGCTGCTCCTGGCCCTTGATCGCTTCGGACTCTTCTGA
- a CDS encoding NADPH-dependent FMN reductase, which yields MAKLQIIVASTRPGRVGLPVAEWVEEAARAHGAFEEVELVDLAEVNLPFLDEPHHPRLRTYVHQHTKDWSARIAGADAYVFVMPEYNYGYSAPLKNAIDYLHHEWAYKPVGLVSYGGVAAGTRAAQMIKQVVTTLKMTPVFEAIAIPFVQQFLDEDGNLSPNDVILSASKAMFDELKRVSDALRPLRETPQPA from the coding sequence ATGGCGAAGCTTCAGATCATCGTGGCGAGCACCCGTCCCGGCCGGGTGGGCCTGCCGGTGGCCGAGTGGGTCGAGGAGGCGGCGCGCGCGCACGGCGCGTTCGAGGAGGTCGAGCTGGTGGACCTGGCCGAGGTGAACCTGCCGTTCCTCGACGAGCCGCACCACCCGCGCCTGCGGACGTACGTCCACCAGCACACCAAGGACTGGAGCGCCAGGATCGCCGGTGCCGACGCGTACGTGTTCGTCATGCCGGAGTACAACTACGGGTACAGCGCGCCGCTGAAGAACGCCATCGACTACCTGCACCACGAGTGGGCCTACAAGCCCGTCGGCCTGGTCAGCTACGGCGGCGTCGCCGCCGGCACCCGCGCCGCGCAGATGATCAAGCAGGTGGTCACCACCCTCAAGATGACCCCAGTGTTCGAGGCGATCGCCATCCCCTTCGTCCAGCAGTTCCTCGACGAGGACGGTAATCTCTCACCCAACGACGTCATACTCTCCGCCTCCAAGGCGATGTTCGACGAGCTCAAGCGCGTCTCCGACGCCTTGCGTCCCCTGCGCGAAACCCCCCAGCCCGCGTGA
- a CDS encoding AsnC family transcriptional regulator has protein sequence MELDALDRAIVKALVADARSTYAEIGGQIGLSAPAVKRRVDRLLSSGAITGFTARVEPSALGWTTEAYVELFCRGKTSPTEIGLAVSRHPEVVSACTITGEADALLHIRARDVRHVEQVIERIASEAFVVRTKSSIVLSRLIDTPHLRDAAPTQ, from the coding sequence GTGGAGCTCGATGCGCTGGACCGTGCGATCGTCAAGGCCCTGGTGGCCGACGCTCGTTCTACGTACGCCGAGATCGGCGGTCAGATCGGGTTGTCGGCGCCGGCGGTGAAGCGGCGGGTCGACCGGCTGCTCAGCAGCGGGGCCATCACGGGGTTCACCGCGCGCGTGGAGCCGTCCGCGCTCGGGTGGACCACCGAGGCGTACGTCGAGCTGTTCTGCCGCGGCAAGACCTCCCCGACCGAGATCGGCCTCGCCGTCTCGCGGCACCCGGAGGTCGTGTCCGCCTGCACCATCACCGGCGAGGCCGACGCGTTGCTGCACATCCGGGCCAGGGACGTGCGTCATGTCGAGCAGGTGATCGAGCGCATCGCGTCGGAGGCGTTCGTCGTGCGCACCAAGAGCTCGATCGTGCTGTCCCGGCTGATCGACACCCCGCACCTGCGGGACGCCGCGCCGACCCAGTGA
- a CDS encoding DUF5941 domain-containing protein — translation MITHPQTAAVPLPDPDEERRRVQTARLLAYRDDGPLVAVLRDRLGRGLPPVPAALLALAAVVAIGLTGVLDPGTGWVMLLPALVMTVLVVPTAPRDHLGRFDWLVPPLIRGTEFIAVILVGLADGTPKWLLFALIYVVGYHTYDTVYRTRQSIWPAPWVFQAGLGWEVRLLLLGLGAALGVGMWVAGALTLYLGVLFAYESITSWLRLDKESALAQAGDDLEASPEEALEQATGDAEKA, via the coding sequence ATGATCACCCATCCGCAGACCGCCGCCGTACCGCTCCCCGATCCCGACGAGGAGCGCAGGCGCGTCCAGACGGCCCGCCTGCTCGCCTACCGCGACGACGGCCCGCTGGTCGCCGTGCTCCGCGACCGCCTCGGCCGGGGCCTGCCACCGGTCCCCGCGGCGCTGCTCGCGCTCGCGGCCGTGGTGGCGATCGGCCTCACCGGTGTGCTCGACCCCGGCACCGGGTGGGTCATGCTGCTTCCCGCGCTGGTCATGACCGTGCTGGTGGTGCCGACCGCGCCGCGCGACCACCTCGGCCGGTTCGACTGGCTGGTGCCGCCGCTGATCCGCGGCACCGAGTTCATCGCCGTCATCCTCGTCGGCCTGGCCGACGGCACCCCCAAGTGGCTGCTGTTCGCCTTGATCTACGTGGTGGGTTACCACACCTACGACACGGTGTACCGCACCCGGCAGAGCATCTGGCCGGCCCCGTGGGTCTTCCAGGCGGGTCTCGGCTGGGAGGTGCGGCTGCTGCTGCTCGGTCTCGGCGCGGCGCTCGGCGTCGGCATGTGGGTGGCCGGCGCGCTGACCCTGTACCTCGGGGTGCTGTTCGCGTACGAGAGCATCACGAGCTGGCTGCGGCTGGACAAGGAGTCGGCCCTGGCGCAGGCAGGCGACGACCTGGAGGCCTCCCCCGAGGAGGCCCTGGAGCAGGCCACGGGGGACGCCGAGAAGGCGTGA
- a CDS encoding CGNR zinc finger domain-containing protein translates to MPFGHDMACSLAAVADLINTAPQTAADGSDGLATLPDLEAYVSRRKVSGVGEVRQADLEQARALRATFLDIFASPDASTAVERVNALLERTRITARLTEHDGYPLHVHYFGPGASLTEHLAADCGVALAHLLVMGEWERLRACTAPGCAKVFFDESRNRSRVYCDSRTCGNRMHVAAYRARRRA, encoded by the coding sequence ATGCCATTCGGTCATGACATGGCGTGCTCCCTCGCCGCCGTCGCCGACCTGATCAACACCGCTCCGCAGACCGCGGCCGACGGCTCCGACGGCCTCGCGACCCTGCCGGACCTCGAGGCCTACGTCAGCCGCCGCAAGGTCAGCGGCGTCGGCGAGGTGCGCCAGGCCGACCTGGAGCAGGCCCGCGCGCTGCGCGCGACCTTCCTCGACATCTTCGCCTCCCCCGACGCCTCGACCGCCGTCGAACGCGTCAACGCGCTGCTGGAACGCACCCGCATCACCGCACGCCTGACCGAGCACGACGGCTACCCCCTGCACGTCCACTACTTCGGCCCCGGCGCCTCCCTGACCGAGCACCTGGCCGCCGACTGCGGCGTGGCGCTGGCGCACCTGCTGGTCATGGGTGAGTGGGAACGCCTGCGCGCCTGCACCGCACCCGGCTGCGCCAAGGTCTTCTTCGACGAGTCCCGCAACCGCTCCCGCGTCTACTGCGACAGCCGCACCTGCGGCAACCGCATGCACGTCGCCGCCTACCGGGCCCGCCGCCGCGCTTGA
- a CDS encoding CDP-alcohol phosphatidyltransferase family protein has protein sequence MLSRLYGQLTAMDAEPLAITRPADAEDFRAYPGRVVESPDLAGDLRALADAVEHATDNLFIVPACSVTQDELIYQITKSKRGALALIAKEPREGDNGETADENATNATAAREEIPIEEAMPEIGAGVHEGLPVRLRAGRSRIVSAGSAYHAVTRPNAVALGPLHLHQRHAATLAEAARELAGMAHLFGPEDDLVQLLVLGLVRRGVSVGLRGRRDLFFARVRTQEDADAAVVAMAGYDEDRARLNNAVKGADGFFTTYFVSTYSRFIARWAARRGLTPNQVTLISIALGVLAALAFATGTRAGWVTGGVLIYFAFVFDCVDGQLARYARKFGVLGAWLDATFDRAKEYVVFAGLAVGATVAGQGDVWTLALMALSLQSVRHLLDFSFGAANRRKPPAPLPTLDLAAVDDRPLREELSKRKTVKVSLARSLLRVWAQAGRFRAVHWARKMIVFPIGERFAVIAITAAVFEPRVTFLTLLIWGGVAAVYTLTGRLTRSLA, from the coding sequence GTGCTCAGCCGGCTGTACGGCCAGCTCACCGCCATGGACGCCGAGCCGCTCGCCATCACCCGCCCCGCCGACGCCGAGGACTTCCGCGCGTACCCCGGCCGGGTCGTGGAGTCACCCGACCTCGCGGGAGACCTGCGCGCGCTGGCCGACGCCGTCGAGCACGCGACCGACAATCTCTTCATCGTCCCCGCGTGCTCGGTGACGCAGGACGAGTTGATCTACCAGATCACCAAGAGCAAGCGAGGCGCCTTGGCGCTGATCGCCAAGGAGCCGCGCGAGGGGGACAACGGCGAGACCGCCGACGAGAACGCCACAAACGCCACAGCGGCCAGGGAAGAGATCCCGATCGAGGAGGCCATGCCGGAGATCGGCGCCGGCGTCCACGAGGGCCTGCCGGTACGTCTGCGGGCCGGCCGGTCCCGCATCGTGTCGGCCGGGTCGGCGTACCACGCGGTCACCCGGCCGAACGCCGTCGCGCTCGGCCCGCTCCACCTGCACCAGCGGCACGCCGCCACGCTGGCCGAGGCGGCACGTGAGCTCGCCGGCATGGCCCACCTGTTCGGCCCCGAGGACGATCTGGTGCAGCTGCTGGTGCTCGGCCTGGTGCGCCGCGGCGTCTCGGTCGGCCTGCGCGGCCGCCGCGACCTGTTCTTCGCGCGGGTCCGCACCCAGGAGGACGCCGACGCCGCCGTGGTGGCCATGGCGGGGTACGACGAGGACCGCGCCAGGCTGAACAACGCGGTCAAGGGGGCCGACGGCTTCTTCACGACCTACTTCGTCAGCACCTACTCGCGTTTCATCGCGCGCTGGGCCGCGCGGCGCGGGCTGACCCCCAACCAGGTCACGCTGATCTCGATCGCGCTCGGTGTGCTCGCGGCGCTGGCGTTCGCGACCGGCACCCGTGCCGGATGGGTCACCGGTGGTGTGCTCATCTACTTCGCGTTCGTGTTCGACTGCGTGGACGGCCAGCTCGCGCGGTACGCGCGCAAGTTCGGCGTGCTCGGCGCCTGGCTGGACGCGACGTTCGACCGGGCCAAGGAGTACGTCGTCTTCGCGGGCCTCGCGGTCGGCGCGACCGTCGCCGGTCAGGGCGACGTGTGGACGCTGGCCCTCATGGCGCTGTCGCTCCAGTCGGTGCGCCACCTGCTGGACTTCTCGTTCGGCGCGGCCAACCGCAGGAAGCCGCCGGCGCCGCTGCCGACGCTGGACCTCGCGGCGGTGGACGACCGGCCGCTGCGCGAGGAGCTGAGCAAGCGCAAGACCGTCAAGGTGTCCCTGGCGCGCAGCCTGCTGCGGGTGTGGGCCCAGGCGGGCCGGTTCCGTGCCGTCCACTGGGCACGTAAGATGATCGTCTTCCCGATCGGCGAGCGGTTCGCCGTCATCGCGATCACCGCGGCCGTGTTCGAGCCCCGCGTCACGTTCCTCACGCTGTTGATCTGGGGCGGCGTCGCGGCCGTCTACACCCTTACCGGACGTCTGACGAGGTCCCTCGCATGA
- a CDS encoding winged helix-turn-helix transcriptional regulator, which produces MHEIHEVCTRFHTAVELIGARWSGAILRAVFTGAHRFAQIKEAIPGLSDTMLSARLRTLEAEGLITRTVLHTTPVQVEYHLTAKGQDLAPVLDALIDWSHKWIPLSPGSRE; this is translated from the coding sequence ATGCACGAGATCCACGAGGTCTGTACCCGCTTCCACACCGCCGTCGAGCTGATCGGCGCGCGGTGGAGCGGCGCCATCCTGCGCGCCGTCTTCACCGGGGCCCACAGGTTCGCGCAGATCAAGGAGGCCATCCCCGGCCTCAGCGACACCATGTTGTCCGCACGCCTGCGCACCCTTGAGGCCGAAGGACTCATCACCAGGACCGTCCTGCACACGACCCCCGTGCAGGTCGAGTACCACCTCACCGCCAAGGGCCAGGACCTGGCCCCCGTGCTCGACGCGCTGATCGACTGGTCGCACAAGTGGATCCCCCTCTCCCCCGGCTCCCGCGAGTGA
- the ddaH gene encoding dimethylargininase, protein MAPSRHFLMCRPEYFAVEYAINPWMDPQAGADAATAVRQWEGLRAAYEELGHRVSLIDPIDGLPDMVFAANGALVVGGRVYGARFANVERAAEGPAYLSWFTGNGYEPALAATHTNEGEGDFLTLDEVILAGTGFRTSVAAHQEAQEFLGRPVVTLRLVDPCYYHLDTALFPIDGRNVAYFPEAFSPGSQEVLRRMFPDAVLASAQDAAVLGLNAVSDGENVVINQEAADLALELKRRGLNVIPVDLSELRKAGGGPKCCTLEIRS, encoded by the coding sequence ATGGCCCCCAGCCGGCATTTCCTCATGTGCCGACCCGAGTACTTCGCGGTCGAGTACGCGATCAACCCCTGGATGGATCCGCAGGCGGGAGCCGACGCGGCCACGGCGGTGCGGCAGTGGGAGGGGCTCAGGGCCGCGTACGAGGAGCTGGGCCACCGGGTCAGCCTCATCGACCCGATCGACGGGCTGCCTGACATGGTGTTCGCGGCCAACGGCGCACTGGTCGTGGGGGGCCGCGTGTACGGCGCGCGCTTCGCCAACGTGGAACGGGCAGCGGAGGGGCCGGCGTACCTTTCGTGGTTCACCGGGAACGGGTACGAGCCGGCGCTGGCGGCGACGCACACCAACGAAGGGGAAGGGGACTTCCTCACGCTCGACGAGGTGATCCTCGCCGGCACCGGGTTCCGCACGTCGGTGGCCGCGCACCAGGAGGCGCAGGAGTTCCTCGGCCGGCCGGTGGTGACGTTGCGGCTGGTCGACCCCTGTTACTACCACCTGGACACGGCGCTGTTCCCCATCGACGGCCGCAACGTCGCGTACTTCCCCGAGGCGTTCTCACCGGGAAGCCAGGAGGTGCTGCGCCGCATGTTCCCCGACGCCGTGCTCGCCTCCGCGCAGGACGCGGCGGTGCTCGGGCTCAACGCGGTGAGCGACGGCGAGAACGTCGTGATCAACCAGGAGGCCGCCGACCTGGCCCTTGAGCTGAAAAGGCGCGGACTGAACGTCATCCCCGTCGATCTGAGCGAGCTGCGCAAAGCCGGCGGCGGCCCGAAGTGCTGCACATTGGAGATCCGCTCATGA